In Paenibacillus kyungheensis, the following are encoded in one genomic region:
- a CDS encoding bifunctional aldolase/short-chain dehydrogenase — protein MIPNQWNTQQVADIKEGVDQLVYRSNLIGSDRRVCNWGGGNTSSKEITTDFRGREIEVMYVKGSGSDLASMEAKHFTGLRLDDIRPLFEKEEMPDDEMVAYLANCMIDAKAPRPSIETLLHAFLPFKHVDHTHPDSIISLCCADNGREIAKEIFGDTFVWVPYIRPGFTLSKMIAQGVLDHPNAELVLMEKHGLVTWGETQEECYAKTIEMINKAALYIEQKASEQPLFGGEKVQSLESNTRHELVAHIMPAVRGAVSDSKRMILTFDDAEDVLSFVNANDSHSLSQVGAACPDHLVHTKMTPLFIDWTPSAEDSEGLKQAVIQGIDDYKKKYQAYFEQNAHEGDVMFEAAPRVILIPGIGMINTGKSHAMSLVSGALYHRAIAVMRGATSLGQFVSLSESESYNVEYWPLELYKLSLAPAETEFSRQIALITGGAGGIGSETARRLVSEGAHVVLADLNLEGAQKVADEINQQYGPHRALAVQMDVTSEEQVSQAYAQTAIHYGGIDIIVNNAGLATSSKFEETTLKEWNLNMNVLGTGYFLVAREAFKIMKEQALGGSMVFIGSKNSIYAGKSVTAYSSAKALEAHLARCIAAEGGEYGIRVNTILPDAILQGSAIWNSNWRNERAAAYGIEPDQLEEHYRKRTTLLVNIYPKDIAEGIAFFASSKAEKTTGCMLTIDGGVPAAFTR, from the coding sequence ATGATACCGAATCAGTGGAACACACAGCAGGTTGCAGACATAAAAGAAGGTGTAGATCAACTGGTGTATCGCTCTAACCTGATTGGCTCAGATCGTCGTGTATGTAACTGGGGTGGCGGAAATACCTCTAGTAAAGAAATCACTACCGATTTTCGAGGTCGTGAGATTGAAGTGATGTATGTAAAAGGTAGCGGTTCTGATCTGGCATCGATGGAAGCCAAGCATTTTACAGGATTACGACTTGATGATATTCGTCCATTATTTGAAAAAGAAGAGATGCCTGATGATGAAATGGTTGCTTATCTTGCGAATTGTATGATTGATGCCAAAGCACCTCGTCCATCGATTGAGACATTACTGCATGCCTTTTTACCATTTAAACATGTGGATCATACCCATCCTGATTCGATTATTAGTCTGTGTTGTGCAGATAATGGTCGAGAAATTGCTAAAGAAATTTTTGGAGATACGTTTGTATGGGTTCCTTATATTCGTCCGGGCTTCACATTATCTAAAATGATCGCTCAAGGCGTACTGGATCATCCAAATGCTGAACTGGTATTGATGGAAAAGCATGGTCTGGTCACATGGGGAGAAACACAGGAAGAATGTTATGCCAAAACAATCGAAATGATTAACAAAGCAGCTCTATATATCGAGCAAAAAGCATCAGAACAACCTTTATTTGGCGGCGAAAAAGTGCAGTCGCTTGAGAGCAATACACGTCATGAACTGGTAGCTCACATTATGCCAGCAGTTCGCGGAGCAGTCAGTGACAGTAAACGCATGATTTTAACTTTTGATGATGCAGAAGATGTACTTTCTTTTGTAAACGCCAACGATTCTCACTCTTTATCTCAAGTAGGAGCAGCTTGTCCCGATCATCTTGTACATACCAAAATGACACCACTATTTATTGATTGGACACCAAGCGCTGAGGACAGTGAAGGACTCAAACAAGCTGTTATCCAAGGAATTGACGATTACAAAAAGAAATACCAAGCTTATTTTGAACAGAATGCACATGAAGGCGATGTGATGTTTGAAGCCGCTCCGCGTGTTATCTTAATTCCAGGAATCGGCATGATCAATACTGGCAAAAGTCATGCAATGTCTTTGGTAAGTGGAGCACTCTATCATCGTGCGATTGCAGTAATGCGTGGAGCCACTTCACTTGGACAATTTGTGTCCCTAAGTGAATCAGAATCATATAATGTAGAGTACTGGCCTTTGGAATTGTACAAATTATCACTTGCTCCTGCGGAAACAGAGTTCTCACGTCAGATTGCTTTGATTACAGGTGGAGCAGGAGGAATCGGCAGTGAAACGGCTCGTCGCCTTGTAAGCGAAGGCGCGCATGTAGTATTGGCAGACTTGAACTTAGAAGGTGCGCAAAAAGTAGCCGATGAAATCAATCAACAATACGGACCACATCGTGCTTTAGCAGTACAAATGGACGTAACAAGCGAAGAGCAAGTGTCACAAGCCTATGCTCAGACAGCAATCCATTACGGTGGAATCGATATTATTGTGAACAACGCAGGGCTTGCCACTTCTAGTAAATTTGAAGAGACAACGCTTAAAGAATGGAATCTGAATATGAATGTATTGGGCACAGGTTATTTCTTAGTTGCCCGCGAAGCATTCAAAATAATGAAAGAACAAGCACTAGGCGGAAGCATGGTATTTATTGGTTCCAAAAATTCGATCTATGCAGGAAAAAGTGTAACTGCTTATAGCTCTGCCAAAGCATTGGAAGCTCATCTTGCCCGCTGTATCGCCGCAGAAGGTGGAGAATACGGTATTCGTGTCAATACGATATTGCCAGATGCTATTTTACAAGGATCAGCCATCTGGAATTCCAACTGGCGCAATGAACGTGCTGCCGCATACGGCATCGAACCCGATCAATTAGAAGAACATTACCGCAAACGCACCACATTGCTCGTCAATATTTATCCAAAAGATATCGCCGAAGGCATCGCATTCTTTGCTTCATCCAAAGCCGAAAAAACAACCGGCTGTATGCTAACCATCGACGGCGGCGTCCCAGCCGCATTTACCCGATAA
- the rhaI gene encoding L-rhamnose isomerase translates to MNAYTLFEAQQQSRGIDLTTVRSRLKALQIETPSWGYGDSGTRFKVFQKVGVPRTPFEKLEDAAQVHKVTGACSSVAIHIPWDKVDDYSKLRSHAESLGITIGAINPNLFQDEDYMLGSVTHADPAVRNKAIAHLKECVDIAKETKSRDFSLWFADGTNYPGQGSIRQRKHWMLEGLQEMYKVLDPHMRMLIEYKCFEPAFYHTDIADWGMAYNLSLKLGEQAQVLVDTGHHLPGANVEHIVSYLIDEGRLGGFHFNSYKYADDDLVVGTMNPYELFLIFYQILDALDSQEQKLVDTVNNMLYMIDQSHNIESKIPAMIRSVMNVQTQYAKALLIDHQEVAEAQRKGDVLGAEDAVRKAFEFDVTPLLHSIREEIGVPVDPMKAYMADHYGQSILARGKGGASW, encoded by the coding sequence ATGAATGCCTACACCTTATTTGAAGCACAGCAACAGTCCCGCGGAATCGACCTGACCACTGTCCGTTCAAGATTGAAAGCGCTACAAATCGAAACCCCTTCATGGGGATATGGAGATTCAGGAACTCGTTTCAAAGTATTTCAAAAAGTCGGTGTGCCTCGGACGCCGTTTGAAAAATTAGAAGATGCGGCTCAAGTGCACAAAGTAACAGGTGCTTGTTCATCCGTTGCCATTCATATTCCATGGGATAAGGTAGATGATTACAGCAAGTTACGAAGTCATGCAGAAAGTCTGGGAATTACGATCGGAGCAATCAATCCGAATCTGTTTCAAGATGAAGATTATATGCTAGGTAGCGTGACTCATGCAGATCCTGCTGTCCGTAACAAAGCTATTGCTCATCTAAAAGAGTGTGTCGATATCGCCAAAGAAACCAAATCGAGAGATTTCAGCCTTTGGTTCGCAGATGGAACGAATTATCCCGGTCAGGGCAGTATTCGTCAACGGAAACACTGGATGCTAGAAGGATTACAAGAAATGTACAAAGTGCTAGATCCTCATATGCGGATGCTGATTGAATACAAATGTTTTGAACCGGCTTTTTATCATACGGATATAGCCGATTGGGGCATGGCGTACAATTTATCGCTCAAATTAGGAGAGCAAGCACAAGTATTAGTGGATACCGGTCATCATTTACCCGGAGCCAATGTCGAACATATTGTATCGTATCTGATTGATGAAGGTCGCTTGGGAGGATTTCATTTTAACAGTTATAAATATGCAGATGATGATCTGGTTGTCGGTACCATGAATCCGTATGAGCTGTTTTTAATCTTTTATCAGATTCTGGATGCACTGGATAGTCAGGAACAGAAATTAGTCGATACCGTTAATAACATGCTCTATATGATTGACCAATCGCATAATATTGAATCCAAAATTCCTGCCATGATTCGCTCGGTGATGAATGTACAGACTCAATATGCCAAAGCGCTGTTGATCGATCATCAAGAAGTTGCCGAAGCACAACGTAAAGGCGATGTGCTTGGAGCAGAAGATGCGGTACGTAAAGCATTTGAATTTGACGTCACTCCATTGTTACATTCGATTCGCGAAGAGATAGGTGTTCCTGTTGATCCGATGAAAGCATATATGGCTGATCATTACGGTCAATCGATTCTAGCGAGAGGCAAAGGTGGTGCAAGCTGGTGA
- the rhaB gene encoding rhamnulokinase, with protein MSILAYDLGAGSGRAIIGRLTDNRIVTQEIHRFANEPVKVGDRLHWDILRLYHEIQQGLMIAKQEHMLPDSIGIDSWAVDYGLIGRHGELLGNPYHYRDWHTHGVMEKVQEHLSQSAIFQTTGIQFLSFNTIYQLASLRQSDSPLLSEAERFLMIPDLLRYFLTGEMINEFTNATTTQLFNARQGDWDRKLLSSIGIPASWFSTPVQPGASAGRLRSSLMVDLGIPSIPVTAVAEHDTASAVVAVPAVSKDFAYLSCGTWSLMGTEVSEPVITEQAMQWNFTNEGGAYGTYRLLKNIMGLWIFQEVKREAEREGHHYSFEQWIHDAEQAPAFAALIDPDDVLFLHAGDMRSRIRQYCRQTGQQPPDTYGAITRCIFESLALKYRYVLELTEQLSGNTFEGLHMVGGGIQNKLLCQWSANAIGRPVWAGPAEGSAIGNLAVQWIAQGTFKNMQEARTVIRHSFPIEIYEPEQVQAWEEAYGQFLRLITVSTQ; from the coding sequence GTGAGTATCCTTGCTTATGATCTAGGAGCAGGCAGTGGACGAGCGATTATTGGCAGACTGACCGATAACCGGATCGTGACACAAGAAATTCATCGTTTTGCTAATGAACCGGTCAAAGTAGGCGATCGTCTACACTGGGATATTTTGCGTCTATATCATGAAATTCAGCAAGGATTGATGATTGCCAAGCAAGAGCATATGTTGCCAGATAGTATTGGCATCGATTCATGGGCTGTCGATTATGGATTGATCGGGCGACATGGAGAATTATTAGGCAATCCCTATCATTACCGAGATTGGCATACGCATGGAGTGATGGAGAAAGTACAGGAACATCTATCTCAGAGTGCTATTTTCCAGACGACAGGGATTCAATTTCTTTCTTTTAATACGATCTATCAGTTAGCATCATTACGTCAGAGTGATTCACCTTTACTGAGTGAAGCCGAGCGCTTTTTGATGATTCCTGATTTATTACGTTATTTTCTAACTGGTGAAATGATCAATGAATTTACGAATGCGACAACAACCCAACTTTTTAATGCTAGACAGGGGGATTGGGATCGCAAATTGTTATCCAGTATCGGTATTCCAGCTTCATGGTTCAGCACACCAGTTCAACCTGGAGCATCGGCAGGACGCTTACGCTCATCATTGATGGTTGATCTAGGCATCCCGTCGATCCCTGTGACGGCTGTAGCCGAGCATGATACCGCTTCTGCTGTAGTAGCTGTACCTGCTGTATCGAAAGATTTTGCTTACTTGAGTTGTGGCACATGGTCGCTGATGGGTACAGAAGTCAGTGAACCTGTGATTACAGAACAAGCGATGCAATGGAATTTTACTAATGAAGGCGGCGCTTACGGCACCTATCGTTTGCTCAAAAATATTATGGGATTATGGATTTTCCAAGAAGTGAAGCGAGAAGCCGAGCGAGAAGGACATCACTATTCATTTGAACAATGGATTCATGATGCAGAGCAAGCTCCAGCTTTTGCCGCTCTTATCGATCCAGATGATGTATTGTTTCTTCATGCAGGTGATATGCGTTCACGGATTCGGCAGTATTGTCGCCAGACGGGTCAGCAACCACCAGATACGTATGGAGCGATTACACGCTGTATTTTTGAAAGTCTAGCTTTGAAATATCGCTATGTGCTGGAACTTACCGAGCAATTATCAGGTAACACTTTTGAAGGATTGCATATGGTAGGTGGCGGTATCCAAAATAAACTGTTATGCCAGTGGTCAGCGAATGCAATCGGTCGTCCGGTATGGGCGGGGCCTGCGGAGGGAAGCGCAATTGGCAATTTAGCGGTACAATGGATAGCACAGGGGACATTCAAAAACATGCAGGAAGCAAGAACAGTGATCCGTCATTCTTTTCCTATCGAAATCTATGAACCGGAGCAGGTACAAGCTTGGGAAGAAGCGTACGGGCAATTTCTGCGATTGATTACAGTGTCTACCCAATAA